Proteins from a genomic interval of Aquabacterium olei:
- a CDS encoding FAD-binding and (Fe-S)-binding domain-containing protein yields the protein MMTPQHQAFLADLSRHLPAERLLTDPLRTLAYGTDASFYRLVPQIVVLARNEAEVATLLRLAHHHQVALTLRAAGTSLSGQAVSDSVLVLVNEGWTQQEVLDEGARIRLQPGVIGQHANDTLRPYGRKIGPDPASIATARIGGMAANNSSGMCCGTRQNSYHTLHALRVMLADGTVLDTSDPANVAAFRISHAELLKELSWLATQARENSALHAKIRHKYRLKNTTGYGLNALIDFDDPVDILTHLMIGSEGTLGFIASITYDTVPDLAHKASTLVLFDELDVCCRAVTALKEQGRVAAVELVDRRSIAAVQGKAGMPAFMYGNLPSDAAALLIEVHAGDAQALQGHIAAVDTLLHTFSPAALSGFSTDPKVCDTYWALRKGLFPAVGAVRPVGSTCVIEDVAFPVERLAEGVRGLTALFDRFHYDEALVFGHALEGNLHFVFAPAFDSDAEVRRYSDFMDAVSQLVAVDFGGSLKAEHGTGRNVAPYVKLEWGEDGYALMRSIKRLFDPAGLLNPDVIISDRDDVHLADLKRLPAADPIVDTCIECGFCEPACPSNGLSLTPRQRIVLWRRIQQLRRDGSDPTLLAELEAEYGWAGVDTCAATGMCATRCPVGINTGALMKQLKGPSPHAAMASRIERNLGTVVGTARMGLGALQLARSMVGERATHKLNTLAHKVIPVLPIAPAATPGPAAPLPPAPTPAATEDNQVVYFASCVNRCFAESPQGGDNLATRTFNLFAKAGLTPVYPPNPATLCCGQPFESANATEAAQSALARTNAALLVASQQGRLPVYLDNAPCSLRLIEAQRAGQLDARLQLFDATRFLAERVLPRVAVVRQLDHLAVHVPCATSKAGQRDALLRVARACARQVTAPDIACCGFAGSKGFTLPELNANGLRHLRAALPDACEHGVSTSRTCQIGLSTHSGRPYASLEALLDDCTAARPGAAFHSPHTHSSTATPRRPMTEHATTSAPLTQD from the coding sequence ATGATGACCCCGCAACACCAGGCCTTTCTGGCCGACCTGTCCCGCCACCTGCCGGCCGAACGCCTGCTGACCGACCCGCTGCGCACGCTGGCCTATGGGACGGACGCGAGCTTCTACCGCCTCGTGCCGCAGATCGTCGTGCTGGCGCGCAACGAAGCCGAAGTCGCCACGCTGCTGCGCCTGGCGCACCACCACCAGGTGGCGCTCACGCTGCGTGCCGCCGGCACCAGCCTGTCGGGCCAGGCGGTCAGTGATTCGGTGCTGGTGCTCGTCAACGAGGGGTGGACGCAGCAGGAGGTGTTGGACGAAGGCGCCCGCATCCGCCTGCAGCCCGGCGTGATTGGCCAGCATGCCAACGACACGCTGCGTCCCTATGGCCGCAAGATCGGCCCGGACCCGGCCTCGATCGCCACCGCCCGCATCGGCGGCATGGCAGCCAACAACAGCTCGGGCATGTGCTGCGGCACCCGGCAGAACAGCTACCACACGCTGCACGCGCTGCGCGTGATGCTGGCCGATGGCACCGTGCTGGACACCAGCGATCCGGCCAATGTGGCGGCCTTCCGCATCAGCCACGCCGAATTGCTGAAGGAGTTGAGCTGGCTGGCCACGCAGGCCCGCGAGAACAGCGCCCTGCACGCCAAGATCCGCCACAAGTACCGCCTGAAGAACACCACCGGCTACGGCCTGAACGCGCTCATCGACTTCGATGACCCGGTGGACATCCTCACGCACCTGATGATCGGCTCGGAAGGGACGCTCGGTTTCATCGCCAGCATCACCTACGACACCGTGCCGGATCTCGCCCACAAGGCCTCGACCCTCGTCCTGTTCGACGAGCTGGACGTGTGCTGCCGCGCCGTCACGGCGCTGAAGGAGCAGGGCCGCGTCGCCGCCGTGGAACTGGTCGACCGCCGCAGCATCGCCGCCGTGCAAGGCAAGGCCGGCATGCCGGCCTTCATGTACGGCAACCTGCCTTCGGATGCCGCCGCCCTGCTGATCGAAGTGCACGCCGGTGACGCGCAAGCGCTGCAAGGTCACATCGCGGCCGTCGACACGCTGCTGCACACCTTCTCGCCCGCCGCCCTGAGCGGCTTCTCCACCGACCCCAAGGTGTGCGACACCTACTGGGCGCTGCGCAAGGGCCTGTTCCCCGCGGTCGGTGCCGTGCGCCCCGTGGGCAGCACCTGCGTGATAGAGGACGTCGCCTTCCCCGTGGAACGGCTGGCCGAGGGCGTGCGCGGCCTGACCGCCCTGTTCGACCGCTTCCACTACGACGAGGCCCTGGTGTTCGGCCACGCGCTCGAAGGCAACCTGCACTTCGTGTTCGCACCGGCCTTCGACAGCGACGCCGAAGTGCGCCGCTACAGCGACTTCATGGACGCCGTCAGCCAGCTGGTGGCCGTCGACTTCGGCGGCTCGCTCAAGGCGGAACACGGCACAGGCCGCAATGTGGCGCCGTATGTGAAGCTGGAATGGGGCGAGGACGGTTATGCGCTGATGCGGTCCATCAAGCGCCTGTTCGACCCGGCCGGCCTGCTGAACCCCGACGTCATCATCAGCGACCGGGACGACGTGCATCTGGCGGATCTCAAGCGCCTGCCCGCGGCCGACCCCATCGTCGACACCTGCATCGAATGCGGCTTCTGCGAGCCCGCCTGCCCGTCCAACGGCCTGTCGCTCACACCCCGCCAGCGCATCGTGCTGTGGCGCCGCATCCAGCAACTGCGCCGTGACGGCAGCGACCCCACGCTGCTGGCCGAACTCGAAGCCGAGTACGGCTGGGCCGGCGTCGACACGTGCGCCGCCACCGGCATGTGCGCCACCCGCTGCCCGGTCGGCATCAACACCGGCGCGCTGATGAAGCAGCTCAAGGGCCCGAGCCCGCACGCTGCCATGGCCAGCCGCATCGAGCGCAACCTCGGCACGGTGGTGGGCACCGCCCGCATGGGCCTGGGCGCACTGCAGCTGGCCCGCAGCATGGTCGGCGAGCGCGCCACCCACAAGCTCAACACCCTGGCTCACAAGGTGATCCCGGTGTTGCCCATCGCACCGGCCGCCACCCCGGGCCCGGCCGCACCGCTGCCCCCCGCCCCCACGCCGGCCGCCACCGAAGACAACCAGGTCGTCTATTTCGCCAGCTGCGTGAACCGCTGCTTCGCGGAAAGCCCGCAAGGCGGCGACAACCTCGCCACCCGCACCTTCAACCTGTTTGCCAAGGCGGGCCTCACCCCGGTCTACCCGCCCAACCCCGCCACGCTGTGCTGCGGTCAACCGTTCGAGTCGGCCAACGCCACCGAAGCAGCGCAAAGCGCCCTGGCCCGCACCAACGCCGCGCTGCTCGTCGCCAGCCAGCAAGGCCGACTGCCGGTCTACCTCGACAACGCGCCCTGCTCGCTGCGCCTCATCGAAGCGCAACGTGCGGGCCAGCTCGACGCCCGGCTGCAGCTGTTCGACGCCACCCGCTTCCTGGCCGAACGTGTGCTGCCCCGCGTGGCCGTCGTGCGCCAGCTTGACCACCTCGCGGTGCACGTGCCCTGCGCCACCAGCAAGGCCGGCCAGCGCGACGCGCTGCTGCGCGTGGCCCGCGCCTGTGCCCGCCAGGTCACTGCGCCCGACATTGCCTGCTGTGGCTTTGCCGGCAGCAAGGGCTTCACCCTGCCCGAGCTGAACGCCAACGGCCTGCGCCACCTGCGCGCCGCCCTGCCCGATGCCTGCGAGCACGGTGTCTCCACCAGTCGCACCTGCCAGATCGGTCTGAGCACGCACAGCGGCCGCCCCTACGCCAGCCTCGAAGCCCTGCTCGATGACTGCACGGCGGCCCGCCCCGGTGCGGCCTTCCATTCCCCGCATACCCATTCATCCACCGCGACACCGAGGAGACCCATGACAGAACACGCGACCACCTCTGCACCGCTGACCCAAGACTGA